Proteins co-encoded in one Nitrospirota bacterium genomic window:
- a CDS encoding nucleotidyltransferase domain-containing protein: protein MLIGSWVMPLYQVAFGIPYTLRTLDIDFAVKFAASDRGKETDLEMIMTGLGYIPVMMQSGLCKYTRQNFSIEFVVHRKGGSDDEVVAIRKWNITAVPLPFINILLDFPFIADFGNFRLKAPIPEAYFVQKMLIAQRRPGESKRDKDLEQCSIISGRVDPKRLIAVVGSLKLSVKSSKVLLTSCEAIDFPPQRLGLR from the coding sequence ATGCTGATTGGGAGCTGGGTCATGCCCCTGTATCAGGTGGCGTTCGGTATACCCTATACGCTTCGCACGCTGGACATCGATTTTGCAGTCAAGTTCGCGGCATCGGATAGGGGCAAAGAGACCGATCTTGAGATGATCATGACGGGTTTGGGATATATTCCCGTGATGATGCAGTCAGGCCTTTGCAAGTATACCCGTCAAAATTTCAGCATAGAATTCGTTGTCCACAGAAAAGGCGGAAGCGATGATGAAGTCGTGGCAATTAGAAAATGGAACATTACCGCTGTTCCGCTTCCGTTCATCAATATTCTTCTCGATTTTCCTTTTATCGCAGATTTCGGTAATTTCCGTCTGAAGGCTCCGATTCCGGAAGCATACTTCGTTCAGAAAATGCTGATTGCCCAGAGACGTCCGGGCGAAAGCAAGAGGGACAAAGACCTTGAGCAATGTTCCATCATTTCCGGCCGTGTCGATCCTAAACGGTTGATTGCAGTTGTCGGGTCTTTAAAGCTCAGTGTGAAGAGCAGTAAGGTGCTACTCACTTCCTGCGAGGCAATTGATTTTCCACCACAGAGGCTGGGATTACGGTAG